Proteins encoded in a region of the Pelmatolapia mariae isolate MD_Pm_ZW linkage group LG16_19, Pm_UMD_F_2, whole genome shotgun sequence genome:
- the LOC134646054 gene encoding sterol 26-hydroxylase, mitochondrial: MVKMLGRSLISVGLRVKCQQLKGIQRVTAGLNPASYGDTLRREAASTSTVMGVNKMKTMDDLGGPSFMTTLYWLFIKGYFQTTQQMQIEHSKIYGPLWKSKYGPLVVVNVASADMIEQVLRQEGKHPIRTDMPHWRNYRELRNQAHGPLTEMGAKWQRIRSILNPRMLKPKHVSSYANTINEVVSDFICRVNWLRETSGQGVMVNDLTAELYKFAFEGICSVLFETRMGCMSEVIPEKTQKFIVSVGEMFHLSQVVILFPQFLWPYLQSWKRFVAAWDHLFKVAEELVNKKIEEIQENVHLDKDVEGAYLTHLLLSEQMNITEILGSITELLLAGVDTTSNTISWSLYHLAREPEIQEQLYQEVISVCPGDKVPNSNDIAQMPYLKAIIRETLRLYPVVPGNARVTVENEIVVGNHLFPKKTLFHLCHYAVSYDENIFPNPHTFLPERWLRGGEDKSKQHPFGSVPFGFGIRACLGRRVAELEMYLLLSRLIKHYEVKPDPAGKPVKPITRTLLCPATPINLQFLDRQVKQAEPRAKLEGSP; this comes from the exons ATGGTTAAAATGCTCGGGAGATCTCTGATCAGCGTCGGACTGCGTGTGAAGTGTCAGCAGCTTAAAGGGATCCAGAGAGTCACAGCGGGACTAAACCCTGCCAGCTATGGGGACACCCTCCGCCGCGAGGCAGCCTCCACCAGTACCGTCATGGGTgtcaacaaaatgaaaactatgGATGATTTAGGCGGACCGAGTTTCATGACAACCTTGTACTGGCTTTTTATAAAGGGATATTTCCAAACGACGCAACAAATGCAA ATCGAGCACAGCAAGATATACGGCCCCCTGTGGAAGTCCAAATACGGCCCTTTGGTCGTGGTGAATGTGGCCAGTGCCGACATGATAGAGCAGGTGCTGAGGCAGGAGGGTAAACACCCAATCCGGACAGACATGCCCCACTGGAGGAACTACAGAGAGCTCAGGAACCAGGCCCATGGACCCCTGACTGA GATGGGGGCCAAATGGCAGCGGATTCGTAGCATCTTGAATCCACGAATGCTGAAACCCAAGCACGTCTCCTCCTATGCCAACACCATCAATGAGGTGGTGTCAGATTTTATCTGCAGAGTGAACTGGCTGAGGGAGACCAGTGGACAGGGAGTCATGGTCAATGACCTGACCGCAGAGCTCTACAAATTTGCTTTTGAAG gAATATGCTCAGTGCTTTTTGAAACCCGTATGGGCTGCATGAGTGAGGTGATCCCCGAGAAAACCCAAAAGTTCATCGTCTCCGTGGGGGAAATGTTCCATCTCTCCCAAGTCGTCATCCTCTTCCCACAGTTCCTCTGGCCCTACCTGCAGTCCTGGAAAAGGTTTGTCGCAGCCTGGGATCATCTCTTCAAAGTTG CTGAAGAACTGGTGAATAAGAAAATTGAGGAGATCCAGGAGAATGTCCACCTGGACAAGGACGTGGAGGGAGCGTATCTCACACACCTCCTGCTCAGTGAACAGATGAACATCACAGAGATCCTGGGCAGCATCACTGAACTACTCCTGGCAGGAGTAGACACA ACCTCCAACACTATCTCCTGGTCTCTGTACCATTTGGCGAGGGAGCCAGAGATCCAAGAACAGTTGTACCAGGAAGTGATAAGCGTTTGCCCTGGGGACAAAGTGCCAAACAGTAATGACATAGCTCAGATGCCGTACCTGAAGGCCATCATCAGAGAAACACTACG CCTGTATCCAGTTGTGCCAGGAAACGCCCGCGTCACTGTTGAAAATGAGATTGTGGTGGGAAATCATCTCTTCCCAAAAAAG ACGCTGTTCCACCTGTGCCACTACGCCGTGTCCTATGATGAGAATATTTTCCCCAACCCCCACACCTTCCTGCCGGAGCGCTGGCTCCGAGGAGGGGAGGATAAGTCCAAGCAGCACCCGTTCGGGTCAGTACCATTTGGTTTTGGGATCCGGGCATGTCTAGGTCGGCGGGTGGCTGAACTTGAGATGTATCTCCTCCTCTCCAGG tTGATAAAGCACTATGAGGTGAAGCCTGATCCTGCTGGAAAACCAGTGAAGCCAATCACCAGAACTCTGCTTTGCCCAGCTACACCAATCAACCTACAGTTTCTGGACAGACAAGTTAAGCAGGCGGAGCCAAGAGCAAAGTTAGAAGGTTCTCCGTGA
- the eaf2 gene encoding ELL-associated factor 2, producing the protein MNGTAYSNFDNQEHVLKLGETFEKHPKSAYHTVRYDFKPASIDTSCEGELEVGKGEQVTITLPNLEGSSAPVTVFKGSKRPYMKECILIVNHDTGEYRLEKLNSNIAVKKTRAEGSSKIHSRLEQQTNRLGQQMRSNNSSSSKTPASTKSSPPKEKTSPASPMDDIERELMAEARVMDQMSSSDSSSDSNSSSSSSSDDSSSSSDSEDERTSAAPSVNHSMPIITSTDSNSHHHESGGGLMNTLKNDLQLSESGSESDD; encoded by the exons ATGAATGGAACGGCTTACTCCAACTTTGACAATCAAGAACATGTGCTGAAATTGGGAGAAACGTTTGAGAAACACCCTAAAAGTGCCTATCACACAGTGCGAT ATGACTTCAAACCAGCATCCATTGATACGTCATGTGAGGGGGAGCTCGAAGTGGGCAAAGGAGAGCAAGTCACTATTACGTTGCCTAATTTAGAG gGTTCCAGTGCTCCTGTAACGGTCTTCAAGGGATCCAAGAGGCCTTATATGAAAGAGTGCATCCTCATTGTAAACCATGACACAGGAGAATACAGACTGGAGAAGCTCAACAGCAACATAGCTGTGAAGAAGACGAG GGCTGAGGGTAGCAGTAAGATTCATTCTCGACTGGAGCAGCAGACCAATCGTCTGGGCCAGCAGATGAGGAGTAATAACAGCAGCAGTAGCAAAACCCCAGCCAGCACTAAAAGTTCTCCACCAAAAGAGAAGACTTCCCCAGCATCCCCAATGGATGACATCGAGAGAG aacTGATGGCCGAGGCTCGAGTCATGGATCAGATGAGCAGCAGTGACAGCTCCTCAGACTCTAACAGCTCGTCGTCCTCCAGCAGCGACGACAGCTCCAGCAGCAGCGATTCAGAAGATGAACGTACTTCCGCGGCACCCTCAGTCAACCACAGCATGCCTATCATCACCAGCACCGACTCCAACAGCCACCACCACGAGAGTGGAGGAGGACTCATGAACACGCTCA AAAATGACCTTCAGCTGAGTGAATCAGGCAGTGAAAGTGACGACTGA